In Labrus bergylta chromosome 6, fLabBer1.1, whole genome shotgun sequence, the following proteins share a genomic window:
- the srd5a3 gene encoding polyprenol reductase encodes MMLKSVFLSFVDVFWSSLACGFLVAFCAHKISRHLPRGHEKSHVYVLLQDLIRYGKTKHLKRDDWLQVFDVPKRWFWHFYAVSVCWNGFLLVLYLNFTFQNQSYPSWLNRLLDILTGVPNSDSQVPQLVTVLVQLLLSFHSLRRLHECLFVSVFSDGAMHLVQYVFGLVYYIMIGLTVLGSDRLERGSGPLLSQLNWCHVTGSVLFIMASLMQHQCMVHLAALRTGKSGSVETLAHRLPEGGWFELVSCPHYLAELLLYVSLNLMYGGVSLTWWTVFLYVLFSHALEAQLCHEFYISKYESYPRNRKALVPFVL; translated from the exons ATGATGTTGAAATCCGTTTTTCTCagctttgttgatgttttttggtCTTCTCTGGCTTGTGGCTTCCTTGTAGCTTTCTGTGCTCACAAAATTTCGCGACACCTGCCGAGAGGACACGAAAAAAGTCATGTTTACGTTTTACTTCAGGATCTTATCAGGTACGGAAAAACGAAACACCTGAAACGAGACGACTGGCTGCAAGTGTTTGACGTCCCGAAAAG ATGGTTCTGGCACTTTTATGCCGTCTCTGTTTGCTGGAATGGTTTTCTTCTGGTCTTGTACCTGAACTTCACCTTTCAGAACCAGTCCTATCCATCATGGCTGAACAGACTGTTAGACATTTTGACGGGTGTACCAAACTCTGACAGTCAAG tcCCACAGCTGGTCACTGTGCTGGtgcagctgctgctctccttCCACTCCCTGAGGAGGCTGCACGAGTGCCTGTTTGTCAGCGTTTTCTCAGACGGGGCCATGCATTTGGTGCAGTATGTGTTCGGTCTGGTTTATTACATCATGATAGGGCTGACGGTGCTCGGATCAGATCGTCTTGAAAGAG gcTCTGGACCTCTCCTCTCCCAGCTGAATTGGTGTCATGTGACAGGAAGTGTTCTTTTCATCATGGCCTCACTGATGCAGCATCAATGCATGGTCCATCTGGCCGCTCTTCGCACTGGGAAGTCAG gATCTGTGGAGACGCTGGCTCACAGACTTCCAGAGGGCGGCTGGTTCGAGCTCGTGTCCTGTCCTCATTATTTGGCCGAGCTGCTGCTTTACGTCTCCCTGAACCTGATGTATGGAGGTGTTTCTCTCACCTGGTGGACCGTCTTCCTCTACGTCCTCTTCAGTCATGCTCTGGAGGCTCAGCTCTGTCATGAATTTTATATCAGTAAATATGAGTCATATCCCAGGAACAGGAAGGCTCTCGTACCCTTTGTGCTGTGA